The proteins below come from a single Stomoxys calcitrans chromosome 1, idStoCalc2.1, whole genome shotgun sequence genomic window:
- the LOC106088120 gene encoding cuticle protein 16.5-like, with translation MFKVIAVIFALIACSAAKPGLVGAPLAYTAPAAVVAAAPAPFVTATSSQVIARNYNGIATAPVVAPVAAPVLAKTIAAPVAAAYSAPLAAPYTAPVVARYAAAAPLAYSAPLTYSAPLTYAAAHAPVLL, from the exons ATGTTCAAAGTT ATTGCGGTCATCTTTGCCCTTATTGCCTGCAGCGCTGCCAAGCCAGGTTTGGTAGGTGCTCCTTTGGCCTACACTGCTCCAGCTGCAGTTGTTGCTGCTGCCCCTGCACCTTTTGTCACAGCCACCAGTAGCCAAGTGATTGCCCGCAATTACAATGGCATTGCCACTGCTCCTGTTGTTGCCCCCGTTGCTGCTCCTGTTCTTGCCAAAACTATTGCCGCTCCAGTAGCTGCTGCGTATTCTGCTCCTTTGGCCGCACCTTATACCGCCCCGGTTGTTGCTAGATACGCAGCTGCTGCTCCCTTGGCATACAGCGCTCCACTGACATATTCAGCTCCTTTGACTTATGCTGCTGCACATGCTCCAGttcttttataa